A DNA window from Paraclostridium bifermentans contains the following coding sequences:
- the rbsK gene encoding ribokinase — MKKICVIGSLNMDLVVNVDNMPKKGQTLIGSDFKEVPGGKGANQAVAMARLGGDVTMIGKVGTDSFGQTLIDALKNDNVNTTYVHKEDGPTGVAMITVDKNAENSIVVAPGANFKVKENDIDKNIDAIKNSDIVVVQLETPLETIKYALKSAKKLGKYTILNPAPAVKLEDSIIENVDLLTPNETELEILSGVSINCEDDILKAAQTMIEKGVKELIVTLGSKGSLYINKETSMFKKSYKVDAVDTTAAGDSYTGALSVAFSKGENIEVAMDFASRVGALCVTKEGAQSSLPTLEEVERFRG; from the coding sequence ATGAAAAAAATATGTGTAATAGGTAGCTTAAACATGGACTTAGTAGTGAATGTTGATAACATGCCTAAAAAAGGACAAACATTAATAGGAAGCGACTTTAAGGAAGTGCCAGGTGGAAAAGGTGCAAATCAAGCTGTAGCAATGGCAAGACTTGGTGGAGATGTAACTATGATTGGTAAAGTTGGGACAGATAGCTTTGGACAAACTTTAATAGATGCATTAAAAAATGATAATGTAAATACAACTTACGTACATAAAGAAGATGGTCCTACTGGAGTTGCGATGATAACTGTTGATAAAAACGCAGAAAATTCAATAGTAGTAGCACCAGGAGCAAACTTTAAAGTAAAAGAAAATGATATAGATAAGAATATTGATGCAATAAAAAATAGTGATATAGTAGTAGTTCAACTTGAAACACCACTTGAAACTATAAAATATGCACTAAAATCAGCTAAAAAGTTAGGAAAATATACAATTCTAAATCCAGCGCCTGCTGTTAAATTAGAAGACTCAATAATCGAGAATGTAGATTTACTTACACCTAATGAAACAGAGTTAGAGATATTAAGTGGAGTAAGCATAAATTGTGAAGATGATATATTAAAAGCAGCTCAAACTATGATTGAAAAAGGTGTTAAAGAATTAATCGTAACATTAGGATCTAAAGGAAGTTTATATATAAATAAAGAAACATCTATGTTTAAAAAATCATATAAAGTAGATGCAGTAGATACTACAGCAGCGGGAGATAGTTATACTGGAGCTTTATCTGTAGCTTTCTCAAAAGGAGAAAATATAGAGGTTGCTATGGATTTTGCATCAAGAGTGGGAGCTTTATGTGTTACTAAAGAAGGTGCACAAAGTTCATTACCAACTCTAGAAGAAGTTGAAAGATTTAGGGGGTAA
- the rbsD gene encoding D-ribose pyranase: protein MKKGKLLNSEISSVISQMGHTDSLTIGDCGLPIPKDIKRIDLALKYGVPSFLDTLDTVLEELCVEEIIIAEEIKEVAEQMYKEILNRFENVKVTMVKHEEFKVMTKDSHAVIRTGECTPYSNIILKSGVVF, encoded by the coding sequence ATGAAAAAAGGTAAATTATTAAATAGTGAGATTTCATCTGTGATATCTCAAATGGGACATACAGACAGTTTAACTATAGGAGATTGTGGTCTTCCTATACCAAAAGATATAAAAAGAATAGACTTAGCTCTTAAATATGGAGTTCCAAGTTTTTTAGATACATTAGACACAGTACTTGAAGAATTATGTGTAGAAGAAATAATAATAGCTGAAGAAATAAAAGAAGTAGCAGAACAAATGTATAAAGAAATATTAAATAGATTTGAAAATGTAAAAGTTACAATGGTAAAACATGAAGAGTTTAAAGTTATGACAAAGGATTCTCATGCTGTAATAAGAACTGGAGAATGTACTCCATACTCAAATATAATATTAAAATCAGGCGTTGTATTTTAG
- the rbsA gene encoding ribose ABC transporter ATP-binding protein RbsA, translating into MNNPILQMKNIVKEFPGVKALDGVNLELYPGKVMALMGENGAGKSTLMKVLSGVYKKDGGQIFYNGNLEDIKGPKDAQEKGIAIIHQELNLIQDLTIGENIFLGREPKKGFKIDFKKLYAESDKYLNKLNIKTSSKELVGNLSLGQQQMVEIAKALSLDAKIIIMDEPTDALTDKETESLFKVIEDLKNEGKAIVYISHRLKEIFEICDYITVLRDGKYVGSEEICNLDEDKMIEMMVGRKLTDQFPRHEIEKGNIVLDVKNLSNRYVDNVSFNVRSGEIIGIAGLMGAGRTELAKTIYGHIRKESGQVIVNGKEVTNKSAKDGLKNKIAYVSEDRKGDGLILSLSVRENMTISSLNSLSSMFRLNKTKENEQVKDYIKKMNIKTPTEEQIIKNLSGGNQQKVAIAKALMTDPDVLILDEPTRGVDVGAKKEIYDLINKFKSQGKAVIMISSEMPEILGLSDRILVLSQGRLTGELDIKDATQESILKYAVTVKEA; encoded by the coding sequence ATGAACAATCCAATTTTGCAGATGAAAAATATAGTTAAAGAGTTCCCTGGAGTTAAAGCACTAGATGGAGTTAACTTAGAACTTTATCCAGGTAAAGTAATGGCTTTAATGGGGGAAAATGGTGCAGGTAAATCAACACTTATGAAGGTCTTAAGTGGTGTTTACAAAAAAGATGGTGGACAAATATTCTACAATGGAAACTTAGAGGATATAAAAGGACCAAAAGATGCACAAGAAAAAGGTATAGCAATAATACATCAAGAGTTAAATTTAATACAAGATTTAACTATAGGTGAAAATATATTTTTAGGAAGAGAACCTAAAAAAGGATTTAAAATAGACTTTAAAAAGCTGTATGCAGAATCAGATAAATATTTAAATAAACTAAATATAAAAACTAGTTCAAAAGAATTAGTTGGTAATTTAAGTTTAGGACAACAACAAATGGTAGAAATAGCTAAAGCTTTATCTTTAGATGCAAAAATAATTATAATGGATGAACCAACAGATGCTCTTACGGATAAAGAAACAGAAAGCCTGTTTAAAGTAATAGAAGATTTAAAGAACGAAGGAAAAGCAATAGTATATATATCTCATAGATTGAAAGAAATATTTGAAATATGTGATTACATAACAGTTCTAAGAGACGGTAAATATGTAGGTAGTGAAGAAATCTGCAATTTAGACGAAGACAAAATGATAGAAATGATGGTTGGAAGAAAACTTACAGATCAATTTCCAAGACATGAAATTGAAAAAGGAAATATTGTATTAGATGTGAAAAATCTTTCAAATAGATATGTAGACAATGTATCTTTTAATGTTAGAAGTGGAGAGATTATAGGGATTGCAGGTCTTATGGGAGCGGGAAGAACAGAACTTGCAAAAACTATATATGGACACATAAGAAAAGAAAGCGGACAAGTTATTGTAAATGGTAAAGAGGTAACTAATAAGTCGGCAAAAGATGGATTAAAAAATAAAATAGCATATGTATCTGAGGATAGAAAAGGAGATGGTTTAATTCTATCGCTATCTGTTAGAGAAAATATGACAATATCATCATTAAATAGTTTATCTAGCATGTTTAGATTAAATAAAACTAAAGAAAATGAACAAGTAAAAGACTATATAAAAAAAATGAATATAAAAACTCCAACTGAAGAACAAATAATTAAAAACTTAAGTGGAGGAAATCAACAAAAGGTTGCAATAGCTAAGGCTCTAATGACAGACCCTGATGTACTTATACTTGATGAACCAACTCGTGGAGTTGACGTTGGTGCAAAAAAAGAAATATATGATCTTATAAATAAATTTAAAAGTCAAGGGAAAGCAGTAATAATGATATCTTCTGAAATGCCAGAAATACTTGGGCTAAGTGATAGAATATTAGTTTTAAGTCAAGGTAGATTAACTGGAGAGCTAGATATTAAAGATGCAACTCAAGAAAGTATATTAAAATATGCAGTTACAGTGAAGGAGGCTTAA
- the rbsC gene encoding ribose ABC transporter permease: MQAKVSQENKQMDLKSILIKYKSLVGLLLLIVVVSILSPSFLSSRNILNILRQTSVNAIIAAGMTFVILTGGIDLSVGSVLALSGAFAASLLASGQSIVVAVIAAIVCGAAVGFLNGFVISKGKLQPFIATLATMTILRGVTLVFTDGKPITLGSNGLAMAFGKIGGGTVFGIPSPVIITILVFVACYYILNHTKMGRYTYALGGNEEATKLSGLNTDKIKIWVYTISGILSAIAGIIITSRLYSAQPTAGTGYELDAIAAVVLGGTKLTGGKGKISGTIIGALIIGVLSNALNILDVSSYYQMMVKGIVILIAVLLDRKSN; this comes from the coding sequence ATGCAAGCTAAAGTGAGTCAAGAAAATAAACAAATGGATTTAAAAAGTATATTAATAAAGTACAAATCATTAGTTGGATTATTATTATTAATAGTTGTAGTTTCAATACTAAGTCCATCATTTTTAAGTAGTAGAAACATATTAAATATACTTAGACAAACATCTGTAAATGCTATAATTGCAGCAGGTATGACGTTTGTAATTTTAACAGGAGGAATTGACCTTTCTGTAGGGTCTGTTCTTGCTTTAAGTGGGGCTTTTGCAGCATCTCTTTTAGCATCAGGACAAAGTATAGTAGTTGCAGTTATAGCAGCTATAGTATGTGGAGCAGCAGTAGGATTTTTAAATGGATTTGTAATATCTAAAGGAAAATTACAACCATTTATAGCAACACTTGCAACAATGACAATACTTAGAGGTGTAACATTAGTATTTACAGATGGAAAACCGATAACTCTAGGAAGTAATGGTTTAGCAATGGCATTTGGAAAAATCGGTGGAGGAACAGTATTTGGAATACCATCACCAGTTATCATAACTATATTAGTATTTGTAGCATGTTATTATATATTAAACCACACTAAAATGGGTAGATATACATATGCATTAGGTGGAAATGAAGAAGCAACTAAGTTATCAGGACTTAACACAGATAAAATAAAAATATGGGTATACACTATAAGTGGTATATTATCAGCAATAGCAGGTATTATAATAACTTCAAGATTATACTCAGCTCAACCTACAGCAGGTACAGGGTATGAACTAGATGCAATAGCAGCAGTTGTACTTGGAGGAACAAAGCTTACTGGAGGAAAGGGTAAAATAAGTGGAACGATAATAGGTGCACTTATAATAGGTGTTTTAAGTAATGCTCTTAACATATTAGATGTATCATCCTATTATCAAATGATGGTTAAAGGTATAGTTATATTAATAGCTGTACTATTAGATAGAAAAAGTAACTAA
- the rbsB gene encoding ribose ABC transporter substrate-binding protein RbsB, which yields MKKFLSIMMTIVLSSFMLVGCSQKEDGTKKIGLIVSTLNNPFFVDLKKGVEKEAKKLGYEVVVLDSQNDPAKEVSNMEDITVKNVDLVLLNPVDSDSAVASVMIANNADLPVMTVDRIANGGKVASHIASDNIAGGDMAAKFLIDKLGNKGNIVELEGIAGSSATRDRGKGFEDGIKGSNLKIVSKQSADFDRTKGLTVMENIIQSQGKIDAVFAQNDEMALGASKALADANMKDVLVVGFDATDDAVDAVKKGDMAATVAQQPILIGETAVKEANKYLQGEKVKDFVPVKLQLVTK from the coding sequence ATGAAAAAATTTCTTTCAATAATGATGACTATAGTTTTATCAAGTTTTATGTTGGTAGGATGTAGCCAAAAAGAAGACGGAACTAAAAAAATAGGACTTATAGTATCAACACTAAATAATCCTTTCTTTGTAGATTTAAAAAAAGGTGTTGAAAAAGAAGCAAAAAAACTTGGATATGAAGTTGTAGTATTAGATTCTCAAAATGATCCGGCAAAAGAAGTATCTAATATGGAAGATATAACTGTTAAAAATGTAGATTTAGTATTACTAAATCCTGTTGATTCAGATTCAGCAGTAGCATCAGTTATGATTGCCAATAATGCAGATTTACCAGTTATGACTGTAGATAGAATTGCAAATGGTGGTAAAGTGGCATCTCATATTGCATCAGATAACATAGCTGGTGGAGATATGGCTGCTAAGTTTTTAATTGATAAATTAGGTAATAAAGGAAACATTGTTGAACTTGAAGGTATAGCTGGATCATCAGCAACAAGAGATAGAGGTAAAGGATTTGAAGATGGAATAAAAGGAAGTAACTTAAAAATTGTATCAAAACAATCGGCAGATTTTGATAGAACAAAGGGACTTACTGTTATGGAAAACATCATTCAATCTCAAGGGAAAATAGATGCAGTATTTGCACAAAATGATGAAATGGCTTTAGGAGCATCAAAAGCACTTGCAGATGCAAATATGAAAGATGTTTTAGTTGTAGGTTTTGATGCAACAGATGATGCTGTAGATGCAGTTAAAAAAGGTGATATGGCAGCGACAGTAGCTCAACAACCAATACTTATAGGTGAAACAGCAGTAAAAGAGGCTAATAAATATTTACAAGGTGAAAAGGTAAAAGATTTCGTACCTGTTAAATTACAGTTAGTAACAAAATAA
- a CDS encoding PaaI family thioesterase yields MKHKIIKKQNISSNCVVCGVDNDLSLKANFYELDNNELLAICDTKEWHQSYPGRMHGGMSAAILDETIGRAITMLDGEVWGVTVSLELKYKKPVPTDCTIKVVGRITRDTRKLFEGTGEIILPNGEVAVTAKGKYMKLPVSRIIEDEDDLAREWLEAENEEDMEYIEL; encoded by the coding sequence ATGAAACATAAAATTATAAAAAAACAAAATATAAGTAGTAATTGCGTAGTTTGTGGAGTTGATAATGATTTAAGTCTTAAAGCTAATTTTTATGAGCTAGATAATAATGAATTATTAGCAATATGTGATACGAAAGAATGGCATCAAAGTTATCCTGGAAGAATGCATGGTGGTATGTCTGCTGCAATATTAGATGAAACTATAGGTAGAGCTATAACTATGTTAGATGGAGAAGTTTGGGGAGTTACTGTTTCTCTAGAATTAAAGTATAAAAAGCCTGTGCCAACAGATTGCACTATAAAAGTAGTTGGAAGAATAACTAGAGACACTAGAAAGTTATTTGAAGGAACTGGAGAAATAATATTACCGAATGGTGAGGTAGCTGTAACTGCAAAAGGAAAATATATGAAGTTGCCGGTAAGTAGAATTATAGAAGACGAAGATGATTTAGCAAGAGAATGGTTAGAGGCAGAAAATGAGGAAGATATGGAATACATAGAATTATAA
- a CDS encoding nitroreductase family protein, with protein sequence MMKVDKDLCIGCSLCVKDCIVNDIELVDGKAQIKNVSCFKCGHCIAICPKNAVSTDDYNMDEVLNYDKDSFTINEDNLLNFIKFRRSVRHFKKQDVEVEKINKIIEAGRFTQTSTNSQNVSYVVVKDNIEKLKEMAFDSLYNLGTTLLENLNDETKPFERYAKMWVNMYNAYKENPTGRDGLFFNAPAVILVVSDSPVNASLASSNMELMTNALGLGTFFSGFFIKAAQENKEIMKFLGLSENQHIVNCMIIGYPSVKYQRTVPRKEAIISWK encoded by the coding sequence ATGATGAAAGTAGATAAGGATTTATGTATAGGGTGTAGCCTTTGCGTAAAAGATTGTATTGTTAATGATATAGAGCTTGTTGATGGCAAAGCTCAAATTAAAAATGTTAGTTGCTTTAAATGTGGACATTGCATAGCAATCTGTCCTAAAAATGCAGTATCAACAGATGATTATAATATGGACGAAGTTTTAAATTATGATAAAGATAGTTTTACTATAAATGAAGATAATTTACTTAATTTTATAAAATTTAGAAGAAGTGTTAGACATTTCAAGAAACAAGACGTTGAAGTCGAAAAAATAAATAAAATTATAGAAGCAGGACGATTCACTCAAACTTCTACCAACTCTCAAAATGTTTCTTATGTAGTTGTAAAAGATAATATAGAGAAATTAAAAGAAATGGCCTTTGATAGCTTATACAATTTAGGAACAACTTTATTAGAAAATTTAAATGATGAGACAAAACCCTTTGAAAGGTATGCAAAGATGTGGGTTAATATGTACAATGCTTATAAAGAAAATCCTACTGGAAGAGATGGTTTATTCTTTAATGCTCCAGCAGTAATTCTAGTAGTTTCTGATTCACCTGTTAATGCCTCTTTAGCATCTTCTAATATGGAACTTATGACTAATGCATTAGGTCTTGGAACATTCTTTAGTGGATTCTTTATAAAAGCGGCTCAAGAAAATAAAGAAATCATGAAGTTTTTAGGTCTTTCTGAAAACCAACATATAGTGAATTGTATGATAATTGGTTATCCTAGTGTAAAATATCAAAGAACTGTACCTAGAAAAGAAGCAATTATATCTTGGAAATAG
- a CDS encoding LysR family transcriptional regulator, translated as MNLQQLEYFKVIAETENFTKASKELSVTQPALSKAISKLEEELKVSLFEKKGRNIKLTEYGEVFLTYSNKALIEIENGIKTIGNMLTEKNETIFISSTPRIGGYFMHLIISDFLNEYPNVKFQFNQQSAQEVINDLSIGNIDIGFYDSKDIDENKSEIESIPVKKQDYVLIVPKKHKFASRNEISLKELKDESFIAFCENSKEKLMSYTEILGYAPKISIQPDGANIGSAVEGLVSMGAGISIVPNTPMINSNTLSIINIKEEIKERTIYMGISKKSKISKVATKFKEYVISSANIK; from the coding sequence ATGAATTTACAACAATTAGAGTATTTTAAGGTTATAGCTGAAACAGAAAATTTCACAAAGGCTTCAAAAGAACTTTCAGTAACTCAACCAGCACTAAGCAAGGCTATTTCCAAATTAGAAGAAGAGTTGAAAGTTTCGCTTTTTGAGAAAAAGGGTAGAAATATAAAGCTTACAGAATATGGAGAAGTATTTTTAACATACTCTAATAAAGCTTTGATTGAGATAGAAAATGGAATTAAAACTATAGGTAACATGCTTACTGAAAAAAATGAAACTATATTTATATCATCTACACCAAGGATAGGTGGATATTTTATGCATCTTATAATAAGTGATTTTTTAAATGAATATCCAAATGTAAAGTTTCAATTTAACCAGCAGTCAGCCCAAGAAGTTATAAATGATTTAAGTATAGGAAACATTGATATAGGATTTTATGATAGTAAAGATATAGATGAAAACAAATCTGAGATTGAATCTATACCTGTCAAAAAACAAGATTATGTTTTAATAGTACCCAAAAAACATAAATTTGCAAGTAGAAACGAAATATCTTTAAAAGAATTAAAAGATGAATCTTTTATAGCATTTTGTGAGAATAGTAAAGAAAAACTTATGTCATATACTGAAATATTAGGATATGCGCCTAAAATTTCAATTCAGCCAGATGGTGCAAATATTGGAAGTGCAGTAGAGGGTCTAGTATCTATGGGAGCTGGAATTTCTATAGTGCCAAACACACCTATGATTAATAGTAATACTTTATCAATTATAAATATAAAGGAAGAGATAAAAGAGAGAACTATATATATGGGGATTTCAAAAAAATCTAAAATTAGCAAAGTAGCTACGAAGTTTAAAGAATATGTGATTAGTTCAGCTAATATTAAATAA
- a CDS encoding zinc-binding metallopeptidase codes for MNLNKKCVSIIIIVFVCTFFILGYMAVDFFKVEHYSKINNIVDDNLGLLKYKVSKEERGEVEKLISIGNYLTCKRIEKNKIQPGFLESSIYSLVDNKLNEYTIKYLLNGYEYENHESDRSEGIQNDKTLNKLKGILSESDYKTLRLLIEDYNQGDYESLDKMQDILSRYNKKNVDVIVMYLTENSSLDLKASFDITKNLNLEYQYIKGLTPKYLNDKENKEYNNIWEKIKFILPNKGLENFDELYLTTDGKFNELASVKVNNNSGSRWIMNIDPEDVVFKNKLFYETILHEYFHYMTLNDKQVNYTEDYNMKNYCEEGLVSNKNSYINDFYSEFWKDILEDRNINKENLYFYDRHKSSFVDEYASTDPSEDIAETFSYFVLNDKPEGNSIKDQKINFFYKYKDLVELRYQLRSKINTI; via the coding sequence TTGAATTTAAATAAAAAATGCGTAAGTATTATAATTATAGTATTTGTATGTACGTTTTTTATACTAGGATATATGGCTGTGGATTTCTTTAAAGTAGAGCATTATAGCAAGATAAATAATATAGTAGATGATAACTTAGGATTATTAAAATATAAAGTAAGTAAAGAAGAAAGAGGTGAAGTTGAAAAGTTAATATCTATAGGTAATTATTTAACTTGTAAAAGAATTGAAAAAAATAAAATTCAACCTGGTTTTTTAGAAAGTTCAATATACAGTTTGGTAGATAACAAATTAAATGAATATACAATAAAGTATTTATTAAATGGTTACGAATATGAAAACCATGAATCTGATAGATCAGAAGGGATTCAAAACGATAAAACTTTAAATAAATTAAAGGGAATTTTAAGTGAAAGTGACTATAAAACTTTAAGATTATTAATAGAAGACTACAACCAAGGTGATTATGAATCTCTAGATAAAATGCAGGATATTTTATCTAGATACAATAAAAAGAATGTAGATGTAATTGTTATGTATTTAACTGAAAATAGTTCTTTAGATTTGAAAGCATCTTTTGACATAACTAAAAACTTAAATTTAGAGTATCAATATATAAAAGGATTAACTCCAAAATATCTAAATGATAAAGAAAATAAAGAATATAACAATATATGGGAGAAAATAAAATTCATTTTACCTAATAAAGGATTGGAAAATTTTGATGAGCTTTATCTTACAACTGATGGAAAATTTAACGAGTTAGCCTCAGTTAAAGTAAATAATAATAGCGGAAGCAGATGGATAATGAATATAGACCCAGAGGATGTTGTATTTAAAAATAAATTATTTTATGAAACAATATTACATGAATATTTTCACTATATGACTTTAAATGATAAACAAGTAAACTATACAGAGGATTATAATATGAAAAATTATTGTGAAGAGGGATTAGTATCTAATAAAAATTCTTACATAAATGATTTTTACAGTGAGTTTTGGAAAGATATATTAGAAGATAGAAATATAAATAAAGAAAATTTATACTTTTATGATAGACATAAAAGCAGTTTTGTTGATGAATATGCATCAACAGATCCGAGTGAAGATATAGCTGAAACATTTAGTTATTTTGTACTTAATGATAAGCCTGAAGGAAATAGTATTAAGGATCAGAAAATAAACTTTTTCTATAAATATAAAGATTTAGTAGAATTAAGATACCAATTAAGAAGCAAAATAAATACAATTTGA
- a CDS encoding L-lactate dehydrogenase produces the protein MKNKVVIIGTGMVGMSYAYSMVNQGTCEELVLIDIDKDRAQGEAMDLNHGLNFGDRIMKIYAGDYKDCSDAYIICITAGSIQNEGETRLDLLNKNTKIMKNIIGNIKKSGFNGILLIATNPVDIMTYVAWKLSGYDKGKVIGSGTTLDSSRLRYMLSEKLDVNSKNIHAYVMGEHGDSQFVAWSYALQGVQPIYQIASKHNNLSFDDLDKIEDEVKNVAYEIIKRKKSTYYGIGMALTAITKAILENENSILTVSSYLNGEYGHNDVYIAVPSVVNKNGVERVIELALEKEEKSKLDKSICIMKENIDKIDFR, from the coding sequence ATGAAAAACAAAGTTGTAATCATTGGAACTGGAATGGTAGGCATGAGCTATGCTTATTCAATGGTAAATCAAGGAACTTGTGAGGAATTAGTTCTAATTGATATAGATAAAGATAGAGCTCAAGGTGAGGCTATGGATTTAAATCATGGGCTTAACTTTGGAGATAGAATAATGAAAATATATGCAGGTGATTACAAAGATTGCTCTGATGCATATATAATATGCATTACGGCTGGATCAATACAAAATGAAGGAGAAACAAGATTAGATTTATTAAATAAAAACACTAAGATAATGAAAAATATCATAGGGAATATAAAAAAATCTGGATTTAATGGTATATTATTGATTGCAACAAATCCAGTTGATATAATGACATATGTTGCATGGAAATTATCAGGATATGATAAAGGGAAAGTTATTGGATCAGGAACTACACTAGACTCATCGAGACTTAGATATATGCTAAGTGAAAAATTAGATGTTAACTCTAAAAATATACATGCTTATGTAATGGGAGAACATGGAGACTCTCAATTTGTTGCGTGGAGCTATGCATTACAAGGAGTTCAGCCTATATACCAAATAGCATCAAAGCATAATAATCTAAGTTTTGACGATCTGGATAAAATAGAAGATGAAGTCAAAAATGTTGCTTATGAGATAATAAAAAGAAAGAAATCAACGTACTATGGAATTGGAATGGCATTAACAGCTATAACAAAAGCTATATTAGAAAATGAAAATAGTATTTTAACAGTATCATCGTATTTAAATGGAGAATATGGTCATAATGATGTATACATAGCTGTACCTAGTGTGGTAAACAAAAATGGAGTTGAAAGAGTTATAGAATTAGCATTAGAAAAAGAGGAAAAATCAAAACTTGATAAATCTATATGTATAATGAAGGAAAATATTGATAAAATAGATTTCAGATAA
- a CDS encoding FtsZ/tubulin family protein, producing the protein MNFNNKYAKIIGVSEDGIKNLEYIVNYKNNKEILDTEKISINQDIDKDYAAKILDEIEIVFITYNSKEQRTCDIVKAINYMAKERRIVSIGIDVNQDEKKVEFDFNAEFVMRDNNSTLICELIDMMVESVSEECTINIDLTDLKEILSKEKGLAHGFVESDNSTSKEELVDMLFDTIIKTNDELTKKKGIVFISLGNEYCKIEEVLFILNEMLENIQGKIDGKCDLIFTLALNENLNDKIRMGILYN; encoded by the coding sequence ATGAATTTTAACAATAAGTATGCAAAAATAATAGGTGTAAGTGAAGATGGAATAAAAAATCTTGAATACATAGTGAATTATAAAAATAATAAAGAAATATTAGATACAGAAAAAATATCTATAAATCAAGATATAGATAAAGATTATGCAGCTAAAATTTTAGATGAAATTGAAATAGTTTTTATTACGTATAATTCAAAAGAACAAAGAACATGTGATATAGTAAAAGCTATAAATTATATGGCGAAAGAAAGAAGAATTGTATCCATTGGAATTGATGTTAATCAAGATGAAAAGAAAGTTGAATTTGATTTCAATGCAGAGTTTGTAATGAGAGATAATAACTCCACTTTAATATGTGAGTTAATTGATATGATGGTAGAATCTGTTTCAGAAGAATGTACTATAAATATAGATTTAACAGATTTAAAAGAAATTTTATCAAAAGAAAAAGGATTAGCTCATGGATTTGTAGAAAGTGATAATTCAACAAGTAAAGAAGAATTAGTAGACATGCTATTTGATACTATAATAAAAACTAATGATGAATTAACAAAGAAAAAAGGAATAGTATTTATAAGTCTTGGAAATGAGTATTGTAAAATTGAAGAAGTTTTATTTATATTAAATGAAATGTTAGAAAATATTCAAGGTAAAATTGATGGAAAATGTGACTTAATATTTACACTTGCTTTAAATGAAAATTTAAATGATAAGATAAGAATGGGAATATTATATAACTAA
- a CDS encoding sulfurtransferase — MKNFVDCSFITDFKDPTSLFLIDCRFDLFNESLGYNSYKESHIPNAFFLDINKDICGSPQIHGGARPLPDKNTLQSKLSSIGIDVNSTIVVYDEKIYSSPRAFVQLKYMGYKNVYILNGGFKAWKDNNLPVTNKIPSFSSAHKLNLSSTDNIICDINYVKKSIKDNDIVLVDSRDNSRYTGEIEPLYKKHGHIPSAINIPWHNNIDKNGFIKDLNIIDKNFSTLKNKEVITYCGSCIEACVNYALLDELSYNVKTYIGSMSDWISYDENDVESMF; from the coding sequence ATGAAAAATTTCGTTGATTGTTCGTTTATAACTGATTTTAAAGACCCTACTTCTCTATTTCTGATAGATTGTAGATTCGATTTATTCAATGAGTCCTTAGGTTATAACTCATACAAAGAATCTCATATTCCCAATGCATTTTTTCTTGATATAAACAAAGATATTTGTGGTTCTCCTCAAATTCATGGCGGAGCTAGACCTCTACCAGATAAAAATACTTTACAAAGTAAATTATCTTCAATTGGAATTGATGTAAATTCTACAATAGTAGTGTATGATGAAAAAATATATAGTTCACCACGCGCTTTTGTTCAATTGAAATATATGGGGTATAAAAATGTATACATATTAAATGGAGGTTTTAAAGCATGGAAAGATAATAATCTTCCTGTTACAAACAAAATACCTTCATTCTCTTCTGCCCATAAACTTAACTTATCTTCTACTGATAATATAATATGTGATATAAACTATGTAAAAAAATCAATTAAAGACAACGACATAGTTCTAGTTGATTCTAGGGATAATAGTAGATATACAGGAGAAATTGAACCTCTTTATAAAAAACACGGTCATATACCTAGTGCAATAAATATACCTTGGCATAATAATATAGATAAGAATGGATTTATTAAAGATTTAAATATTATCGACAAAAATTTTTCTACTCTAAAAAACAAAGAAGTTATTACTTATTGTGGCTCTTGTATAGAAGCTTGTGTAAATTACGCTTTACTAGATGAACTGTCTTATAATGTGAAAACTTATATAGGCAGTATGAGTGATTGGATTAGCTATGATGAAAATGATGTTGAATCAATGTTTTAG